The Streptococcus viridans genome includes a window with the following:
- a CDS encoding ABC transporter permease, with product MLELISRNRKVYTRDRLAFFMSFLSVIILILVYQVFLGQIQIDAIKEALNSDTASTDTIQMVNYWLISGLTTIISMTSTLGAFGVMVSDREKKLSEDFKVSPISNFKIELSYAIFAILFGIVMTMFSCIFAIGMFNGFSSLLDFSTMDYLSILGVVSMGTVLAATIILPILAFIRTSSAFTTLSTIVGTFIGFISGVYLSIGSVGETLQQIMTCFPLTQVNALLKQILMKDAISKVFDHAPSTVITNYKESYGIILRNASGEQLSTQFMFTYISIMIVVLLGVHFMIKKVKK from the coding sequence ATGCTTGAATTAATTTCTAGAAATCGGAAAGTCTATACACGAGATCGATTAGCTTTCTTTATGTCCTTCTTATCAGTCATCATCTTGATCTTGGTTTATCAAGTCTTTTTAGGACAAATTCAGATTGATGCCATCAAGGAGGCTTTGAATAGTGATACCGCCTCTACGGATACCATCCAGATGGTCAATTATTGGCTAATCTCAGGTTTAACGACCATTATCTCAATGACCAGTACTCTTGGTGCATTTGGAGTAATGGTTTCGGATAGAGAAAAGAAGTTGAGTGAAGATTTTAAAGTCAGTCCAATTTCTAACTTTAAAATTGAACTATCGTATGCGATCTTTGCGATTTTATTTGGAATTGTTATGACCATGTTCTCTTGTATCTTTGCAATTGGTATGTTTAATGGATTCAGTTCTCTTCTTGACTTTTCAACGATGGATTACTTATCTATTTTAGGAGTTGTTTCAATGGGAACTGTACTAGCTGCAACTATTATTCTTCCAATTTTAGCTTTTATTCGAACCAGTTCAGCCTTTACAACTTTGAGTACAATTGTTGGAACCTTTATTGGATTTATCTCAGGTGTCTATCTTTCTATTGGGTCTGTTGGAGAAACTTTGCAACAGATCATGACCTGTTTCCCTCTAACACAGGTAAATGCACTACTAAAACAGATTTTGATGAAAGATGCAATTAGTAAAGTCTTCGATCATGCACCGTCTACAGTAATTACGAACTACAAAGAATCTTATGGGATTATCTTGCGGAATGCGAGTGGGGAACAACTATCGACTCAGTTCATGTTTACCTATATTTCTATTATGATAGTTGTTTTGCTAGGAGTTCATTTTATGATTAAGAAGGTAAAAAAATGA
- the glmS gene encoding glutamine--fructose-6-phosphate transaminase (isomerizing) — translation MCGIVGVVGNTNATDILIQGLEKLEYRGYDSAGIFVLGGAESHLVKAVGRIAELSAKTAGVEGTTGIGHTRWATHGKPTEDNAHPHRSETERFVLVHNGVIENYLEIKEEYLAGHHFKGQTDTEIAVHLIGKFAEEDGLSVLEAFKKALHIIRGSYAFALIDSENPDVIYVAKNKSPLLIGLGEGYNMVCSDAMAMIRETNQYMEIHDQELVIVKADSVEVQDYDGNSRERASYTAELDLSDIGKGTYPYYMLKEIDEQPTVMRKLIQAYTDEAGQVVVDPAIIKAVQDADRIYILAAGTSYHAGFASKKMLEELTDTPVELGISSEWGYGMPLLSQKPLFIFISQSGETADSRQVLVKANEMGIPSLTVTNVPGSTLSREANHTMLLHAGPEIAVASTKAYTAQIAALAFLAKAVGEANGNEKAKAFDLVHELSIVAQSIESTLSEKEMIDAKVRDLLETTRNAFYIGRGQDYYVAMEASLKLKEISYIQCEGFAAGELKHGTIALIEDGTPVLALLSDPVLANHTRGNIQEVAARGAKVLTIAEENVAKDTDDIVLTTVHPYLSPISMVVPTQLIAYFATLHRGLDVDKPRNLAKSVTVE, via the coding sequence ATGTGTGGAATTGTTGGTGTTGTTGGAAATACAAATGCAACGGATATTTTGATTCAAGGACTTGAAAAGCTCGAATACCGTGGTTATGATTCTGCGGGGATTTTTGTCCTAGGTGGCGCTGAAAGCCATTTGGTGAAAGCAGTTGGTCGTATCGCAGAATTGTCTGCCAAGACAGCTGGGGTTGAGGGAACAACTGGTATCGGACATACTCGTTGGGCTACTCACGGAAAACCAACAGAAGATAATGCTCACCCACATCGCTCTGAGACTGAACGTTTTGTCTTGGTCCACAATGGGGTGATCGAAAACTATCTTGAAATCAAGGAAGAATACCTTGCGGGTCACCACTTTAAGGGACAAACGGATACAGAAATCGCCGTACATTTGATTGGAAAATTTGCGGAAGAAGACGGCTTATCAGTGCTTGAAGCCTTCAAAAAAGCCCTTCATATCATCCGTGGTTCTTATGCCTTTGCCTTGATTGACTCTGAAAATCCAGATGTCATCTATGTAGCGAAGAACAAATCACCACTCTTGATTGGTCTTGGGGAAGGCTATAACATGGTCTGCTCAGATGCCATGGCTATGATTCGTGAAACTAACCAATACATGGAAATCCATGACCAAGAGTTGGTAATCGTAAAAGCTGATAGCGTTGAAGTTCAAGACTATGATGGAAATAGTCGTGAGCGTGCTAGCTACACTGCTGAACTTGATTTGTCTGATATCGGTAAGGGAACTTACCCTTACTACATGCTCAAGGAAATCGATGAGCAACCGACAGTTATGCGTAAGTTGATCCAAGCCTATACTGATGAGGCTGGTCAAGTAGTCGTAGACCCAGCTATCATCAAGGCTGTTCAAGATGCAGACCGTATCTACATCCTTGCAGCTGGAACTTCTTACCACGCAGGCTTTGCTTCTAAGAAGATGTTGGAAGAATTGACAGATACGCCAGTTGAACTCGGTATCTCTTCTGAGTGGGGTTACGGTATGCCACTTCTCAGCCAGAAACCACTCTTCATCTTTATCAGTCAATCTGGTGAAACAGCTGATAGCCGTCAGGTTTTGGTTAAGGCCAATGAAATGGGTATCCCAAGCTTGACAGTGACAAACGTGCCTGGTTCAACTCTGTCACGTGAAGCCAACCATACCATGTTGCTTCATGCAGGTCCTGAAATTGCCGTAGCTTCAACCAAGGCATATACAGCGCAAATCGCAGCACTTGCCTTCCTTGCAAAAGCAGTCGGTGAAGCAAATGGGAATGAAAAAGCTAAAGCTTTTGACCTGGTTCACGAGTTGTCTATCGTAGCTCAGTCTATCGAATCAACCCTTTCAGAGAAAGAAATGATTGATGCTAAGGTTCGTGACCTTCTTGAAACAACACGTAATGCCTTTTACATCGGACGTGGTCAAGACTACTATGTAGCCATGGAAGCCAGTCTCAAGCTTAAAGAGATTTCTTACATCCAATGCGAAGGCTTTGCGGCTGGAGAACTCAAGCACGGAACGATTGCTTTGATTGAGGATGGAACACCTGTTTTAGCCCTCTTGTCGGATCCGGTTCTTGCCAACCACACTCGTGGAAATATCCAAGAAGTGGCAGCGCGTGGCGCTAAGGTTCTCACCATCGCAGAAGAAAATGTTGCCAAAGATACAGACGACATCGTCCTTACAACGGTCCACCCTTACCTCTCACCAATCTCAATGGTGGTACCAACTCAATTGATTGCTTACTTTGCAACCCTTCACCGTGGCCTCGACGTGGATAAACCACGGAACCTTGCTAAGTCCGTAACAGTAGAATAA
- a CDS encoding Cof-type HAD-IIB family hydrolase encodes MSSIRLIVSDIDGTILDQQHQVDSALIKLIPQLQEKKIPFILASARSPIGIAPIARSLGVHQEPITCYNGALIVKGEEILFEHSLDKYEIRTFLHRVDELDPSISINCYSGAVWFNSREDQWTQVEAAITGETPQIQPLSQTLSDDTLHLHKLLLIGETQNIQELYKKLDPQEFPQTAFYLSKENYLEVTAKAVSKRDAVLELASYYQVPLEQVMTIGDHFNDLPMIRLAGLGVAMGNAPEAVRKEAQVVTTSNQEHGVAQAIQEYVLSPSNK; translated from the coding sequence ATGTCTTCCATTCGTTTAATTGTCAGTGATATCGACGGAACCATTCTGGACCAGCAACATCAGGTCGATTCCGCCCTTATCAAACTCATTCCCCAGCTCCAAGAAAAAAAGATTCCTTTTATCTTGGCATCGGCTCGCTCTCCTATCGGGATTGCTCCTATCGCAAGAAGTTTGGGCGTCCATCAGGAACCGATCACTTGCTACAATGGGGCTCTCATCGTCAAGGGAGAAGAGATTCTATTTGAACACAGTCTGGACAAATATGAGATCCGCACCTTCCTCCATCGTGTGGACGAACTAGACCCCAGCATTTCAATTAATTGTTATAGCGGGGCAGTCTGGTTCAACTCCAGAGAGGACCAGTGGACCCAAGTTGAGGCTGCTATTACGGGTGAAACTCCCCAGATACAACCACTTTCTCAGACCCTCTCTGATGATACTCTCCATCTACATAAATTGCTCTTGATAGGAGAGACTCAGAATATTCAAGAACTCTATAAAAAGCTAGATCCGCAAGAATTTCCACAGACTGCTTTTTACCTTTCAAAGGAAAACTACCTAGAAGTCACTGCCAAAGCCGTCTCAAAAAGAGATGCTGTCCTTGAACTGGCTTCTTACTACCAAGTCCCCTTAGAACAGGTCATGACCATCGGAGACCACTTCAACGACCTCCCCATGATTCGTCTGGCTGGACTTGGAGTTGCCATGGGAAATGCTCCTGAAGCTGTCCGGAAGGAAGCTCAAGTTGTCACTACCAGCAACCAAGAACACGGTGTAGCACAAGCTATCCAAGAGTATGTCTTATCGCCATCAAACAAATGA
- a CDS encoding uroporphyrinogen decarboxylase family protein, producing MSKKELVLRAIRGEAVERIPVGFWLHYVTQEEKELGLDNPAVLEKSIKGHQHYVEKISPDFVKIMSDGFFRYPSALYSREIQSIQELKDIQAIGEHHPWIEQQIKVVKEIRSHFHEEIASFYNIFSPISYLKRWFRTDQSRGDQVIATFLKEDPETLAHVLDVIAGDIAILSRRLIQEAGVEGIYFSTQQIQDERVTEQEYRKFIEPSNIAVLEAANEAGGINILHICGFEGASNEVDLFKDYPAQVINWATYHEGLSLAAGRKLFGDRAVLGGFVNGKKGLLYQGERDAIEQETRRLVAEAGSRGLILGADCTVPDDFQLERLDWVRQAAVL from the coding sequence ATGAGTAAAAAAGAGTTGGTGCTTCGTGCCATTCGAGGCGAAGCAGTAGAGCGAATCCCTGTAGGATTTTGGCTCCATTATGTGACCCAAGAAGAAAAAGAATTGGGGCTAGACAATCCAGCCGTGCTTGAAAAGAGTATCAAAGGACACCAACACTATGTTGAAAAAATATCCCCTGATTTTGTCAAGATCATGAGCGATGGCTTCTTCCGCTATCCGAGTGCCCTTTATTCGAGAGAGATCCAATCGATCCAAGAATTAAAGGACATTCAAGCAATTGGAGAGCATCATCCTTGGATTGAACAGCAGATTAAAGTAGTCAAGGAAATTCGTTCCCATTTCCATGAAGAGATTGCTTCTTTCTACAATATCTTCTCGCCCATTTCCTATTTGAAACGCTGGTTCCGTACGGATCAATCCCGTGGAGACCAAGTGATTGCGACCTTTCTCAAGGAAGATCCAGAAACCTTGGCCCATGTCCTTGACGTGATTGCAGGAGACATCGCCATTCTTAGTCGCCGCTTGATTCAAGAAGCAGGAGTGGAAGGGATTTACTTCTCAACTCAGCAGATCCAAGATGAGCGCGTGACAGAGCAAGAATACCGCAAGTTCATTGAGCCAAGCAACATCGCCGTTCTAGAAGCAGCCAATGAAGCTGGAGGCATCAATATCCTTCATATCTGTGGTTTTGAAGGGGCCAGCAATGAAGTGGACCTCTTCAAGGATTATCCAGCTCAAGTCATTAACTGGGCGACCTATCATGAAGGTCTGAGCCTAGCAGCAGGTCGCAAGCTCTTTGGCGATCGTGCTGTCCTAGGTGGCTTTGTCAATGGCAAGAAAGGCTTGCTCTACCAAGGGGAACGAGACGCTATCGAGCAAGAAACGCGTCGTTTGGTGGCAGAAGCAGGAAGTCGTGGTTTGATCCTTGGGGCGGATTGTACCGTACCAGACGATTTCCAATTGGAACGTCTTGATTGGGTGCGTCAGGCGGCCGTCTTGTAA
- a CDS encoding uroporphyrinogen decarboxylase family protein, which translates to MSTKRELVLKAFRGEAVDRVPVGFWHHFTREDEWLKGFSNPEIIEKNLNGHKNFLHKVKPDFVKLMSDGYFAYPNPSIHKGLENISDLAGIEPLGADHPWITEQVELVKKIRAGFEEDIVAIYNIFAPVTYFKWLVGEVSGGDDLIANFIDQDAATLKKVLDTIGQDIASLSQRIIKEAGADGIYLSVQSIQDARVSQEVYKQVIAPSELHVLETAKEAGGVNILHICGYEGARNDIHLFTDYPAPVINWAVGPEGISLAEGREIFGGRTVLGGFENGKNGLLYTGDKAAIQAETKRIIAETGTTGLVIGADCTIPSDIDEERIEWVREAAAE; encoded by the coding sequence ATGTCTACAAAAAGAGAATTAGTCTTAAAAGCTTTTAGAGGGGAAGCGGTTGATCGTGTGCCAGTTGGCTTTTGGCATCATTTTACAAGGGAAGATGAATGGTTGAAAGGATTTTCCAATCCAGAGATTATCGAAAAAAACCTCAATGGCCATAAAAACTTTCTTCACAAGGTCAAACCAGACTTTGTCAAACTCATGAGTGATGGCTACTTTGCTTATCCAAACCCATCCATTCACAAAGGCCTTGAAAACATCTCAGACTTAGCAGGGATTGAACCCCTTGGAGCCGATCATCCATGGATCACAGAGCAGGTAGAATTGGTCAAAAAAATCCGTGCCGGTTTTGAAGAAGACATTGTAGCCATCTACAACATATTTGCTCCAGTGACCTACTTCAAATGGTTGGTCGGAGAAGTGTCAGGTGGAGATGACTTGATTGCAAACTTTATCGATCAAGATGCAGCAACTCTTAAAAAAGTATTGGATACTATTGGCCAAGATATCGCAAGTTTGAGCCAACGAATCATCAAAGAAGCTGGAGCAGACGGGATCTACCTCAGTGTTCAAAGCATCCAAGATGCGCGTGTCAGTCAGGAAGTTTACAAACAAGTCATCGCGCCGAGTGAACTCCATGTCTTAGAGACAGCTAAGGAAGCCGGTGGGGTAAATATCCTTCATATCTGTGGCTACGAAGGAGCTCGCAATGATATCCATCTCTTCACAGATTACCCAGCCCCAGTCATTAACTGGGCAGTCGGACCAGAAGGAATCAGTCTGGCAGAAGGACGCGAAATCTTCGGTGGACGTACGGTTCTTGGTGGGTTTGAAAATGGCAAAAATGGTCTTCTCTACACAGGAGACAAGGCTGCTATCCAAGCAGAAACCAAACGCATCATCGCAGAGACAGGAACTACAGGCTTGGTCATCGGTGCGGATTGTACCATTCCAAGTGACATTGATGAAGAACGAATCGAATGGGTTCGTGAAGCTGCAGCAGAATAA
- a CDS encoding transporter substrate-binding domain-containing protein, which produces MSKKTWIIGGVAVLALAGATIIGRSLNHANDSKESTGSNKVTTLKVAHTQNYVPYDFVDEKGESDGYEVAVLKAIDEKLPDYKFEYTGTSDDDLLIGLESGKYDIGTKGAWYTEERAKKFIIPKEPIGASIIGFTVRKEDADKYKNIDDFAKEKGKLVPISPQNAQWNVIKEYNDKHKDQQIELTAAESFKVADAYAWVLESRYDAFFDIKLSFEKAVTDKDGSYHQYADKLSWFAYKGIPTYPLIHKDKKNEKFAEAYSKAIKELEEDGTLAKLSEKYFGEDVFSYVDKEK; this is translated from the coding sequence ATGAGTAAAAAAACATGGATTATCGGTGGGGTAGCTGTTCTTGCCCTTGCAGGCGCAACGATTATTGGTCGAAGCCTGAATCACGCAAATGACAGCAAAGAATCAACAGGATCTAATAAAGTAACAACTTTGAAAGTGGCCCACACTCAAAACTATGTACCTTACGATTTTGTCGATGAAAAAGGAGAATCAGATGGTTATGAAGTAGCCGTGCTCAAAGCCATTGACGAAAAACTTCCAGACTACAAGTTTGAGTATACTGGAACGAGTGACGACGACCTCTTGATCGGTCTAGAATCTGGTAAGTATGATATCGGAACCAAAGGAGCTTGGTATACCGAAGAACGCGCCAAGAAATTTATCATACCAAAAGAACCAATCGGAGCAAGTATCATCGGATTTACCGTACGAAAAGAAGATGCGGATAAATACAAGAACATTGATGACTTTGCTAAAGAAAAAGGAAAATTGGTTCCAATTTCACCACAAAATGCGCAATGGAATGTTATTAAAGAATACAATGACAAGCATAAGGACCAACAAATCGAATTAACAGCTGCCGAATCGTTCAAAGTCGCAGATGCTTATGCTTGGGTACTTGAAAGTCGTTACGATGCCTTCTTTGACATCAAACTTTCCTTTGAAAAAGCTGTCACAGATAAAGATGGTTCTTACCACCAATATGCAGACAAACTTAGCTGGTTTGCCTACAAAGGAATTCCAACTTACCCATTGATTCATAAGGATAAGAAAAACGAAAAATTTGCGGAAGCTTACAGCAAGGCCATCAAAGAATTGGAAGAAGATGGAACGCTTGCCAAACTATCCGAAAAATATTTCGGTGAAGATGTCTTCAGTTATGTAGATAAAGAAAAATAA
- a CDS encoding amino acid ABC transporter permease, whose product MVSYDISKVWLFLPTLVQALPATLALMVLTTLLGSAFGLVLTWAQVSEDKVGAGLAKGYVFTLRCTPPIVLLFLVFYGLPQFLNWWLGIDIDHWSKFVFVLVAMFLLFAAMISEVFKAAYLAIPKGQMEAGLSIGLTPAQTIWRIVLPQAFRVALPNMTTAILNLMRDAALAYTIGFIDIMGAGNNLISRNLGNYSLETYTAVAVIYWAIALVISFSAQLLEKRLSVTER is encoded by the coding sequence ATGGTCTCATACGACATTTCCAAGGTCTGGTTATTTCTTCCAACCTTGGTCCAAGCCCTGCCAGCGACCCTAGCTTTGATGGTGTTAACGACGCTTCTCGGTTCGGCATTTGGCTTGGTTTTGACCTGGGCACAAGTATCAGAAGATAAGGTAGGAGCAGGTCTGGCAAAAGGCTACGTCTTTACTTTGCGTTGTACCCCTCCGATTGTCTTGCTATTTTTGGTCTTTTATGGACTGCCACAATTTTTGAACTGGTGGTTGGGCATTGACATTGATCACTGGTCCAAGTTTGTTTTTGTCCTTGTGGCCATGTTTCTTCTCTTTGCGGCGATGATTTCTGAGGTCTTTAAGGCAGCCTATTTGGCTATTCCAAAAGGTCAGATGGAAGCGGGTTTGAGTATTGGCTTGACGCCAGCTCAAACCATTTGGCGCATTGTCCTTCCCCAAGCCTTTCGCGTGGCTCTTCCCAATATGACGACTGCCATCTTGAACCTCATGCGCGATGCCGCTTTGGCTTATACCATTGGCTTTATCGATATCATGGGAGCAGGAAACAACTTGATCAGTCGCAATCTTGGGAATTATTCCCTCGAGACGTATACAGCCGTAGCAGTGATTTACTGGGCAATTGCACTTGTGATCTCCTTCTCCGCTCAACTCCTTGAGAAACGACTCAGTGTAACAGAAAGGTAG
- a CDS encoding amino acid ABC transporter permease, which produces MDFNFISKTFLATLGGVPVTLLIMVVSILLSFFPALFLALGQIYKVKGVRSFSVVYLAFIRATPPILLILFFYSLFPSLLNSFFKSMGSHFNVFEINPIYYAFIIFSLMTTGSLAEILRSAILTVDKGQLEAAQAIGLTNRQAYIRIVFPQALRAALPNLCNLVINLVKGTSLVFVMTIKDITAIAKVEASYGYQYFESYLVIFILYIVICGVIQWGFNRLEKRLTLA; this is translated from the coding sequence ATGGATTTCAATTTTATTAGTAAAACGTTTCTAGCCACCTTGGGTGGTGTTCCAGTGACCCTTCTGATCATGGTCGTGTCGATTCTCTTGAGTTTTTTTCCAGCCCTCTTTTTGGCGCTCGGTCAGATCTATAAGGTCAAAGGGGTTCGCAGTTTCTCAGTGGTTTACTTGGCTTTTATTCGCGCGACGCCTCCGATTCTCTTGATTCTCTTCTTTTATAGTCTCTTTCCCAGCCTCTTAAATAGCTTTTTTAAGAGCATGGGCAGTCACTTTAATGTCTTTGAGATCAATCCCATTTACTATGCCTTTATCATCTTTAGCTTGATGACAACAGGAAGTCTAGCTGAAATTCTACGGTCAGCCATTCTGACGGTGGATAAGGGCCAGTTAGAAGCAGCGCAAGCCATCGGTTTGACCAATCGCCAAGCCTATATCCGAATTGTTTTTCCACAAGCCCTGCGTGCAGCCCTGCCCAATCTGTGTAACCTGGTCATCAACTTGGTCAAAGGCACCTCCCTTGTCTTTGTCATGACCATCAAGGATATCACTGCCATTGCCAAGGTAGAGGCCTCTTATGGCTATCAATATTTTGAATCCTATCTCGTGATTTTTATTCTTTATATTGTCATTTGTGGGGTGATTCAGTGGGGCTTCAATCGCTTGGAAAAACGCCTGACACTCGCATAG
- a CDS encoding amino acid ABC transporter ATP-binding protein, whose protein sequence is MLEVEHVSKKFKDHQVLVDVNLKVNQGDVVVILGPSGSGKTTFLRCLNHLEKADTGRLTLGGKEYDLAKLSKKEILEIRQKTAFVFQHYNLFANKTALENILEGLIVARKIPKEEAIQRAESALEKVGLLAYKDYYPAQLSGGQQQRIGIARAIAVKPDVILLDEPTSALDPELVGDVLAVMKQLAQEGVTMVVVTHEMSFARDVANHVIFMDGGHIIEENEPHEFFNSPKEERTKQFLSRILSDATYSVEYMI, encoded by the coding sequence ATGTTAGAAGTAGAACACGTATCGAAAAAATTTAAGGACCACCAAGTCCTGGTAGATGTCAATCTCAAGGTCAACCAAGGGGATGTCGTGGTTATTTTAGGTCCATCTGGATCAGGAAAAACTACCTTCCTACGCTGCCTCAACCACTTGGAAAAGGCAGACACAGGCCGCCTAACTCTAGGTGGAAAAGAGTATGACCTTGCAAAACTCAGCAAAAAGGAAATTTTAGAAATCCGCCAAAAGACAGCCTTTGTCTTCCAGCACTACAATCTCTTTGCCAACAAAACAGCCCTTGAAAATATCTTGGAAGGCCTGATTGTAGCCCGCAAGATTCCAAAAGAAGAAGCCATCCAACGGGCAGAATCAGCCCTTGAAAAAGTCGGTCTCCTCGCTTATAAGGATTACTATCCTGCTCAACTATCAGGTGGCCAGCAGCAGCGGATCGGAATCGCACGTGCCATCGCAGTAAAACCAGACGTGATCTTGCTGGATGAGCCGACCTCAGCGCTGGACCCAGAGTTGGTCGGGGATGTACTAGCTGTTATGAAGCAACTAGCCCAAGAAGGAGTGACCATGGTTGTCGTAACCCATGAGATGAGCTTTGCGCGTGATGTGGCCAATCATGTCATCTTTATGGATGGTGGACACATCATCGAAGAAAACGAACCCCATGAATTCTTCAACAGTCCAAAAGAAGAACGAACCAAACAATTCCTTTCACGGATTCTATCCGATGCCACCTACAGCGTCGAATACATGATTTGA
- a CDS encoding ATP-dependent Clp protease ATP-binding subunit, with product MNNNFNNMDDLFNQLMGNMGGFRSESRRYMINGREVTPEEFAIYRQTGQLPNEGSEQVQQQQGKGMKQDGILAKLGRNLTEEAREGKLDPVIGRNKEIQETAEILSRRTKNNPVLVGDAGVGKTAVVEGLAQAIVNGDVPAAIKNKEIISIDISGLEAGTQYRGSFEENIQNMIQEVKAMGNVILFFDEIHQILGAGSTGDGQGSKGLADILKPALSRGELTVIGATTQDEYRNTILKNAALARRFNEVKVNAPSAEDTFKILQGIRDLYEKHHNVVLPDEVLKAAVDYSVQYIPQRSLPDKAIDLVDVTAAHLAAQHPVTDVHAVEHEIQAEKTKQEEAAAKEDYEAALNAKVRIEELEKQIANHTEDHKVTATVNDVAESVERMTGIPVSQMGATDIERLKDMGHRLQTKVIGQDKAVEAVSKAIRRNRAGFDEGNRPIGSFLFVGPTGVGKTELAKQLALDMFGTKDAIIRLDMSEYSDRTAVSKLIGTTAGYVGYDDNNNTLTERVRRNPYSIVLLDEIEKADPQVITLLLQVLDDGRLTDGQGNTVNFKNTVIIATSNAGFGYEANLTEDADKPELMDRLKPFFRPEFLNRFNAVIEFSHLSKEDLSKIVDLMLVEVNKTLAKKDIDLTVSDAAKEYMTEEGYDEVMGVRPLRRVVEQQIRDKVTDFHLDNLDAKHLLADMEDGELVIKESGNSEE from the coding sequence ATGAACAACAACTTTAACAATATGGATGATCTTTTCAATCAACTAATGGGAAACATGGGTGGTTTTCGTTCTGAAAGCCGTCGCTACATGATTAATGGTCGTGAAGTGACACCGGAAGAATTCGCCATTTACCGCCAAACGGGTCAACTTCCAAATGAAGGAAGTGAGCAAGTGCAACAGCAACAAGGCAAAGGGATGAAACAAGATGGAATCCTTGCAAAACTGGGCCGTAACTTGACCGAAGAAGCCCGTGAAGGAAAATTGGATCCGGTCATCGGACGCAACAAAGAAATTCAAGAAACGGCTGAAATCCTGTCTCGTCGTACCAAGAACAACCCTGTCCTTGTAGGGGATGCAGGTGTTGGTAAGACAGCTGTTGTAGAAGGATTGGCTCAAGCTATCGTGAACGGTGATGTTCCAGCAGCCATCAAGAACAAAGAAATCATCTCGATTGATATTTCTGGTCTAGAAGCTGGTACGCAATACCGTGGTAGCTTTGAAGAAAATATCCAAAATATGATCCAAGAAGTCAAAGCCATGGGCAATGTCATCCTCTTCTTTGACGAAATCCACCAAATTCTTGGTGCGGGCAGCACAGGGGATGGTCAAGGATCAAAAGGTCTTGCGGATATCTTGAAACCAGCTCTTTCTCGTGGGGAATTGACAGTCATTGGTGCAACTACTCAAGATGAATACCGTAACACCATCTTGAAGAATGCGGCCCTTGCTCGTCGTTTCAACGAAGTCAAGGTTAATGCTCCATCAGCTGAAGATACTTTCAAGATTCTCCAAGGGATCCGTGATCTTTACGAAAAACACCACAATGTTGTTTTGCCAGATGAAGTCTTGAAAGCAGCAGTTGATTATTCTGTTCAATACATTCCACAACGTAGCTTGCCTGATAAGGCGATTGACTTGGTCGATGTGACAGCTGCTCACTTGGCAGCTCAACACCCTGTAACAGATGTACATGCGGTTGAGCACGAAATTCAAGCGGAAAAAACTAAACAAGAAGAAGCTGCGGCTAAAGAAGATTACGAAGCAGCTCTAAATGCAAAAGTCCGTATCGAAGAGCTTGAAAAGCAAATTGCTAACCATACAGAAGATCACAAGGTGACTGCAACTGTCAATGACGTAGCTGAGTCTGTCGAACGAATGACTGGAATCCCAGTATCACAAATGGGGGCTACGGACATCGAACGTTTGAAAGATATGGGTCACCGTTTGCAAACGAAAGTTATCGGTCAAGACAAAGCCGTTGAAGCTGTTTCAAAAGCGATCCGTCGGAACCGTGCAGGGTTTGATGAAGGTAACCGTCCAATCGGTAGCTTCCTCTTCGTCGGACCTACTGGTGTTGGTAAAACAGAGTTGGCTAAACAATTAGCCCTTGATATGTTCGGTACTAAAGATGCCATCATCCGTTTGGACATGTCAGAATATAGCGACCGTACAGCCGTATCTAAATTGATCGGTACAACTGCAGGTTATGTAGGTTACGATGACAACAACAATACATTAACTGAACGCGTCCGTCGTAATCCATATTCAATCGTCCTTCTTGATGAGATTGAAAAAGCGGATCCTCAAGTGATCACCCTTCTTCTTCAAGTCTTGGATGATGGTCGTTTGACAGACGGTCAAGGGAACACGGTCAACTTCAAGAATACAGTGATTATCGCCACTTCAAACGCTGGCTTTGGTTACGAAGCGAACTTGACAGAAGATGCGGACAAGCCAGAACTCATGGATCGTTTGAAACCATTCTTCCGTCCAGAATTCTTGAACCGCTTTAATGCAGTGATCGAATTCTCACACTTGAGCAAGGAAGACCTTTCTAAGATTGTTGACTTGATGTTAGTAGAAGTGAACAAAACTCTTGCTAAGAAAGACATCGACTTGACAGTGAGCGATGCTGCCAAAGAATACATGACTGAAGAAGGATATGATGAAGTTATGGGTGTTCGTCCACTCCGTCGTGTGGTTGAACAACAAATCCGAGATAAAGTGACAGACTTCCACTTGGATAATCTTGATGCTAAACACTTGCTAGCAGATATGGAAGATGGAGAATTGGTTATTAAAGAGAGTGGAAACTCAGAAGAATAA